In Toxoplasma gondii ME49 chromosome VIII, whole genome shotgun sequence, a single genomic region encodes these proteins:
- a CDS encoding glycosyl hydrolases family 17 protein (encoded by transcript TGME49_270850~Predicted trans-membrane domain (TMHMM2.0):113-133): MQTPPPFLQSVSPESMASASQVPERENFSEWECRWRCAPFPSVCSFGNSSETACPFLVTASIGSALRASRASWNAVRDRIPQTSTKTCACPSACIVFPGRGRCRLARWRIMRRFACLTATFGFGILTLFHILVPSPSQAQPWCKYDLSLTPKETKERNCGFVCPNPWGAEDPHECGEPHPCCCAPVCDKQEATKHAFIGINWSDKYSKLKMSRERMFGILKRNGFSHIKLFSPDGLASIQRVYGSDVHVYVALPNRMLTHLASNEAYALRVIQRQIQPFAHLIRLLIVGNEPLICIKTAEWATKQECGSLNIPAKLLPAMRNVKKSLRQVGLERMPVTTAFNGGILEMSKNPWTPCVADFRDVVKPILRNVWAFLEEQTPRAPFMVNIYSWFAAMAGHITPDISVGVPSASGHVPFDGAYQYYFNFDMQVEMQRVAMCKNNVTHLDLWIGETGWPSADSPRATLTNAYYYFKHVVMRAQGMTLHNATEDTIRTRGLAYPIFLFEAFDEMFKFEIEHGNKFENNFGLFYENGLPKWGTPDGLLALPIPNGTNATESESQKNSAQPRVSARRLDDDF; the protein is encoded by the coding sequence ATGCAGACTCCGCCTCCATTCCTCCAGTCTGTCAGTCCAGAGTCGATGGCATCCGCCTCACAGGTGCCGGAGCGTGAAAACTTTTCAGAATGGGAATGCCGATGGAGGTGTGCACCATTCCCGTCGGTGTGCTCTTTTGGGAATTCGTCAGAGACAGCATGTCCGTTCTTGGTGACAGCAAGCATCGGAAGTGCCCTTAGGGCGTCTAGAGCATCTTGGAACGCAGTCCGTGATCGGATTCCACAGACGTCTACGAAAACGTGTGCGTGTCCTTCTGCCTGTATCGTGTTCCCTGGTAGAGGACGTTGCAGATTGGCGCGGTGGCGGATCATGCGCCGGTTCGCATGTCTGACGGCGACATTCGGCTTCGGTATTCTCACGTTGTTCCATATTTTGGTACCGTCGCCGTCGCAGGCTCAGCCGTGGTGCAAGTACGACTTGTCACTGACTccaaaagaaacaaaggagcGTAACTGTGGGTTCGTATGTCCAAATCCATGGGGTGCTGAAGACCCCCACGAATGCGGCGAACCTCATCCGTGCTGCTGCGCTCCCGTGTGCGACAAGCAGGAGGCTACGAAGCACGCCTTCATCGGGATCAACTGGTCCGACAAATACTCGAAACTGAAGATGAGTCGCGAGCGAATGTTTGGGATTCTGAAGCGCAATGGCTTCTCCCACATCAAGCTGTTCTCACCTGACGGTCTCGCCTCCATTCAAAGGGTGTACGGTTcagatgtgcatgtgtatgtcgCTCTGCCAAATCGAATGCTGACTCATTTGGCCAGCAACGAAGCGTATGCCCTGCGCGTTATCCAGCGCCAGATTCAGCCTTTTGCGCACCTGATTCGTCTTTTGATCGTCGGCAACGAGCCCCTGATCTGCATCAAGACCGCGGAGTGGGCAACGAAACAAGAATGCGGCTCGCTGAACATCCCTGCGAAACTCCTGCCGGCCATGAGAAACGTCAAGAAGAGCCTCCGGCAGGTGGGATTAGAGCGCATGCCTGTGACTACCGCGTTCAACGGAGGGATTCTGGAAATGTCAAAAAATCCGTGGACACCGTGTGTCGCGGACTTTCGCGATGTTGTGAAACCCATTCTTCGCAACGTGTGGGCATTTTTGGAGGAACAAACGCCTCGCGCGCCGTTCATGGTCAACATTTACTCCTGGTTTGCAGCCATGGCCGGCCACATCACTCCAGATATCTCCGTTGGTGTCCCGTCTGCTTCGGGGCACGTCCCGTTCGATGGCGCGTACCAGTACTACTTTAACTTTGACATGCAGGTGGAGATGCAACGGGTTGCCATGTGCAAAAACAACGTGACACATTTGGACCTGTGGATCGGCGAAACCGGGTGGCCTTCGGCAGACAGTCCGCGAGCGACTCTAACGAATGCGTACTACTACTTTAAGCACGTCGTCATGCGGGCGCAGGGCATGACTCTGCATAATGCGACTGAAGATACGATACGGACGCGAGGACTCGCCTACCCGATTTTCCTGTTCGAGGCTTTCGATGAAATGTTCAAGTTCGAAATTGAACATGGAAACAAGTTCGAAAACAACTTCGGTCTCTTTTACGAGAATGGACTGCCGAAGTGGGGCACACCCGATGGCCTTCTAGCCCTGCCTATCCCGAATGGTACAAATGCCACAGAAAGCGAGAGTCAGAAAAACAGTGCTCAGCCTCGTGTTTCTGCTCGACGACTTGACGACGATTTCTGA